A part of Sparus aurata chromosome 19, fSpaAur1.1, whole genome shotgun sequence genomic DNA contains:
- the LOC115569944 gene encoding dysbindin-A-like: protein MFENFRERLHMVQQDFTTGFKTLGDKSRDPRARRQPRYEDSLPHFTAGLEVLSRYEESWFPLHKRTKECAEAAEAADGDVVMLSAHWERRRVALTELQDQLHSLPAFIAELDAITANIAHLEGDFEEMESRLVYLETLCCQCEQQTLKQHHAGELEVYKKKKKREVELLEAELSSQHALKVAELEQAVQQKLRERQKVYEEAFNQDVKQYLTTGQLQHRQRAAAEVTVLDQVTVANMSDQEALDDFLNSAGDDISTGSSLTSGPDLESFSSGSVMTQTPPSSSKQSNQDAAWEQEEEAASEESDEPLVQSDEEDVQPDLSLVGSDDSDPAGVEPSG from the coding sequence ATGTTTGAGAACTTCAGAGAGAGACTCCACATGGTCCAGCAGGACTTCACCACCGGCTTCAAGACGCTGGGAGACAAGTCCAGAGACCCGCGGGCCAGGAGGCAGCCCCGGTACGAAGACAGCCTGCCTCACTTCACCGCTGGGCTGGAGGTGCTCAGCAGGTACGAGGAGAGCTGGTTCCCGCTCCACAAGAGAACCAAAGAGTGTGCCGAGGCCGCCGAGGCCGCGGACGGAGACGTGGTCATGCTGTCGGCTCActgggagagaagaagagtggCTCTGACCGAGCTGCAGGACCAGCTGCACAGCCTGCCCGCCTTCATCGCCGAGCTCGACGCCATCACCGCCAACATCGCGCACCTGGAGGGCGACTTCGAGGAGATGGAGAGCCGGCTGGTGTACCTGGAGACGCTGTGCTGTCAGTGCGAGCAGCAGACGCTCAAACAGCATCACGCCGGCGAGCTGGAAGtctacaagaagaagaagaagagggaggtggagctgctggaggcggagCTGAGCTCTCAGCACGCTCTGAAGGTGGCCGAGCTGGAGCAGGCGGTGCAGCAGAAACTGAGAGAACGGCAGAAAGTGTACGAAGAAGCTTTCAACCAGGACGTGAAGCAGTACCTGACCACCGGACAGCTGCAGCACCGGCAGCGAGCCGCCGCCGAGGTCACCGTTCTGGATCAGGTGACCGTCGCCAACATGTCTGACCAGGAGGCGCTGGACGACTTCCTCAACTCCGCTGGTGATGACATCAGCACCGGGTCATCCCTGACCTCAGGTCCAGACCTCGAGTCCTTCTCCTCCGGATCAGTGATGACCCAGACTCCTCCCAGCAGCAGCAAGCAGTCCAATCAGGACGCAGCgtgggagcaggaggaggaggcggccaGCGAGGAGAGCGACGAGCCTCTGGTGCAGTCAGACGAGGAGGACGTTCAGCCCGATCTGTCATTGGTCGGCTCTGATGACAGCGACCCTGCAGGAGTCGAGCCCTCTGGGTAA
- the LOC115569943 gene encoding flocculation protein FLO11-like — translation MSCCCCCCCGVSTRGQLLQGSRRKERLVSGDSEEDQDSEESRRTMDLSLLREQYRSSREAQRRHTQVLLLRTVSEEVSEAVSIIPVAQGLTSPWEPNCSPSPAVIFDPDPTTYDPWHVHLGLHRRSHPAVTVQLTAPSPETTNTDSSSRRSSSSSEAVSSQQDVDSTTDSPSSSRPASPHSSSTTEEDPLSTGRSRGDPDPGSSERSSGNPEKMDPVQVSTSLDASELNLGVGSRRDHPDRSLTSSDESSTPVASITCSPSSSTSGLHEDQNEDQSAGRKPSHDTLQTSSTLYWTGSREFSAPALRFTRQLSVGGLGSSTGVHLNQNYHPFPNRKTPRISEAARRLGMYSSF, via the exons atgtcctgctgctgctgctgctgctgtggtgtcAGTACCAGaggacagctgctgcagg gcagcaggaggaaggaGCGGCTCGTGAGCGGAGACTCGGAGGAGGACCAGGACtcggaggagagcaggaggaccATGGACCTGTCTCTGCTCAGAGAACAGTACCGGAGCAGCAGGGAGGCTCAGAGGAGACACACTCAGGTGCTGCTGCTCCGGACAG tgtCGGAGGAAGTGTCCGAGGCCGTCAGCATCATCCCCGTCGCTCAGGGTTTGACGTCTCCATGGGAACCAAACTGCAGCCCGTCACCAGCTGTAATCTTTGACCCCGACCCGACAACCTACGACCCCTGGCACGTCCACCTGGGCCTACACCGGCGCTCTCATCCTGCTGTCACCGTGCAGCTCACAGCTCCGTCCCCAGAAACAACAAACACGGACAGTTCCTCCCG ACGTTCCTCGTCGTCCTCTGAGGCCGTCAGCTCGCAGCAGGATGTGGATTCAACAACAGATTCACCGAGCAGCTCCAGACCAGCGTCTCCTCACAGCTCCtccaccacagaagaagaccCCCTCAGCACAGGCAGGTCCAGAGGAGACCCAGATCCTGGATCCTCTGAGAGATCCAGTGGGAACCCAGAGAAGATGGATCCAGTCCAGGTCTCCACTTCACTCGATGCTTCAGAACTGAACCTGGGCGTTGGATCCAGACGGGATCACCCCGACCGCTCTCTCACCAGCTCTGATGAAAGCTCCACCCCCGTCGCCTCCATCACCTGCTCCCCCAGCAGCTCCACCTCAGGCCTGCATGAAGACCAGAATGAGGACCAGTCTGCAGGGAGGAAGCCCAGTCACGACACGCTGCAGACCAGCAGCACCTTGTACTGGACCGGCTCCAGGGAGTTCTCTGCCCCGGCCCTCAGGTTCACCCGGCAGCTGAGCGTTGGGGGGTTGGGATCCTCGACGGGGGTCCACCTGAACCAGAACTACCACCCGTTCCCCAACAGGAAGACCCCGAGGATCTCTGAGGCCGCCAGGCGGCTGGGCATGTACTCGTCCTTCTGA